ATATATTATTGTGGCTAAGGAGAGGGAGTGAAGAGGTGTCAACCGACTTCATCGACACCATAATCCATGCGGAGATACCTGACAAAAACAAGGAGCCACGGTTTTATGAAATTGTGTCACGCTCTATGGTCCATGGACCATGCGGCAAAGATGGTCCTAATTGCCCATGTATGATGAATGATGTTTGCACAAAGAAATATCCAAAGGGACATAACGAGAGCACAACATTGGACCGCAATGGGTATCCAGTGTACGTAAGAAGGAAGGACAGTAGGTAAGTACATATTCTAAAGCTGCCCACTTTCTAACCTAATGACAAGAGTGTCACTGACGTGAACTAACAGTTAAATTTCGACGTGCAGGAACATTAAAAAGGGTATCCATGAGATGGACAATAGATCTATTGTACCATATAACCCAGGGTTGCTTTTAATGTTTGATGCACACATCAATGTCGAGTGGTGCAACACAGCAAAAGCCATAAAGTATTTGTTTAAATATATATCAAAGGGGCCAGATAAAGCGACTTTAGTCATACAAGAGGACACACAGGACCAGATAAAGGCTTACATGGACTGTCGATATCTATCTGCATCAGAGGCGGCCTGGAGGATCTTTGAGTTTGGTATCCAGGAGAGATATCCTTCAGTGATGCGCCTCCCCGTGCACCTGGAAGGAGAACAATCAGTGGTGATTAAGGACAGTGATATGCTAGAAGAAATATTTGAGGAGAAAAACAGCACAAACACAATGATGACAGCGTGGATGGCAACAAATGCAAATCAGCCAGATGCAAGAACGTTATCCTATGCGGAATTTCCAACAAAATACGTGCGGAAGGAAGGGGGATGGCACAAAAGGAAGCAAGGGAAGTGCATTGGCAGGATGGTTTACGTTCACCCAACAGCCGGAGAAAAGTATTACCTGAGAGTGCTCCTTAACATAATCAAGGGTGCGCAAAGTTATCAAGAAATTAGAACATTGGGGGACGTTGTGTACCCTACATTCAAGGAAGCTTGTTATGAACATGGCCTTTTAAATAATGATAAGGAGTGGCATGAAGCCATGTCAGAGGCAAATAAATGGGCAATGCCGTCGCAGCTCAGGGAGCTATTCGTCACGATGATTCTGTTTTGTGAAGTAACAGATATAACAAAGCTGTGGGAGGAGAGTTATGGGATGCTATCAGAGGACATTGGGCGCAAGAAAAGAAGATTGTTTGGAGACCCTAATTTAGAACTTAGTGATGCCGCCAAACGGCCATACACCCTACTTGAGATAGACAAAATTCTGATGAGATACGGCACGAGATTATCGGACATAGAAAGTATGCCGCAACCAGTGGAATCAGATGTACACGGCATGGAGAACAGACTGATTAGGGATGAGAGGAAGTACGATCGCAAGCAGCTCAGGGACGAGTGGGAGGGGAAGGTCAAATTACTGAACAGAGAGCAAAAAGGTATGTCAtaaactagaaaataagcatcgTAAAATACATGACAAAGTATTAACAAATTTCTACAAATGTAGATGTCTATGATGCAGTTATCAATGCTGTTAGTAGCAAGTTACATGAGTTGTTTTTCGTTTACGGTCATGGAGGAACAGGAAAGACGTTCTTATACGGGGCAATCTCAGCGAAACTACGGTCGGAGGGCAAGATTGTACTCAATGTGGCATCGTCAGGTTAGATCTCTAAATTAACTAAGTGTTTAACAATAAATGTAAAAACAGCAAACAAGAGGAAGAAAAAGATATAATGATAATGGCAATTTAAATACTGACGATACGATTCACAGGTATCGCGGCGTTACTACTACCGGGGGGGGAAGGACGGTAGATAGTAGGTTTGATATACCTATTGAGCTATTCGACGACTCAACGTGTAATGTGAAACAGAATAGCCAGCTGGCTGAACTACTACGGGAGACGTCGTTGATTATATGGGATGAAGCCCCAATGGACCACAGGAATGCTTTTGAAGCACTAGATCGTACAATGAGGGATATAGTAAGCTACACCGATCCGGACGCCTCTTCAAAGATGTTCGGGGGAAAGGTGGTGTTACTTGGAGGCGATTTCAGACAAGTGCTCCCCATCGTATCGAAGGGGAAGAGACAGGATATCGTACAAGCCTCAATAAGCAGATCACATATATGGAGATCATGCACGGTGTTTCttctaaggaagagcatgagggtTACGGATTCAGATGGTCAAAGACAGAGATTTAATAAGTGGTTATTGGCTATGGGTGACGGGAGGTTAGAAGCGAAAGCGGAAGAGCATGAGGATGAAGGGACGTGGATAAAGATACCCGAGGAGTACACATCAGTGTGTGGGAAGCTTGATATTAAACAAGTAGTCGATGAAATTTACCCGAGTTTCGTAGAAGGGAGTAAGGATGATGAATACTTGCGTGAACGCGCAATACTGACTCCTTTGAACGAAACAACGGATACAGTAAACGACTATATGACCGGCCAGATCCCTTGcaactataaaatatataaaaGTTGCGATGAAGTATGCGCGGCTTCTATAGACAGCGATGACCAGTTCTCGGCTTACCCAATCGAGTACCTAAATACGCTAAATCTACAAGGCCTGCCAAGGCACGAGCTCAAGCTTAAGGTAGGCATGCCTGTAATGCTTTTACGGAATATTAACCCCTCTCAAGGATTGTGTAATGGAACTCGATTGATTGTAACACGAACAGGAGAATATATAGTGGAGGCGAGGATTATCACCGGATCAAACGTGGGTAAGCATGTGCTAATCCCAAGGATAGTGTTAACGTCGACGGATCCTAAGGTACCATTCATTCTCAAGAGAAGGCAATATCCACTGAAACCATGCTATGCAATGACCATAAACAAGAGTCAAGGTCAGTCCCTTACACACGTCGGGGTATACTTACCGAAGCCAGTTTTTAGTCACGGACAGTTATACGTTGCGGCATCGAGGACGACGACACCGCAAGGGCTGAGGTTCTTCATAGATGATAGTGACCAGAATTTCAAGGGATATACACGAAATATAGTATACAAAGAGGTGTTTTCGAATTTGCCTGTTATTGACTAATAGGGGGAATAACTCGATTATGAACATTATGATCCAAGCCTAAGTTCATAAAGTTTCGTATTAAAGTATTTAGTGCTCATTTATTCAGTTAAGAATTTAACTGATATTATATAGTTGGAACATTAACTGGATTTTGAAAATTATAGTTAAACCCAAGGTTGATTGAGTAACGTCTTAAAGTGTTCTGTGATCATTTAATCAGTTTCATACGAATTACATTTGATTAATCAGTGCAtagaaaaggcaaaaaaaaaaacaacatcaTCGGGACCAGCAACACCCCAACAGGATGAGATAGATCAAGGAGCAAGATGACCTTCATTCAAATGAGTACATAACACAAAACACACGAGGACGAAATCAGTCAACTTCAAATCTTGTGATCCTCATAAATCCTTTGATTGAAACGGTGCAAGTCAAAAAAATAAGGAACGGATGAATGAGATGAGGCAACTGACTGTTACCTGAAGATGAATGCCGGCGAAATTGATAAATAACCAGCAGTAGCAGTATACAGTGTTTATCAAAGAAAGACTATCCTGCCACCTCTTTAGCTGACCGTGGCACCAGGGTATGTTCTCCATGTATGGTTTTGGTACCTGCATCCAAGTACTGTTAAGTTAGTTTATATTAGATTTATTTATCCTTAAAACATGACACCGCCTGACAACACTCCTCACAATAATTATTAAAGTTGAACAGGCGACCGAGACGAAAAGAGTAATATATAAGCAATTATTAAGACATTGTCTCAGGACAGAATTTGTGAGCCTCACACTCTGCCAGTTAATGCAAATCAATGGTTGTAATACATAAAAGTTTTAGACATATTCTCACCCTCTAAGGGACGACACGCAGTGAACAAAAATTGAATGCTACTATCATCAAAGTCAGCAAGCTCCAAACATGTTGCCTAAACCATCATTTAATCGATAATGTATGTTAATCATCAGAGTGAAATTACAGTATTTAATATGCTAAGTATTATGTTCGAATAATTCGATGGAGTATGACAAAAGTAAACATTAGTTGGTTTATCATCAAAATAGCCTATGACAGAACTAAAGCAATGAGACTGAAAAAAGCCGAACGTCAACGTGCAAAAACAGCTACCATAAACCGAACCCGAATAATCGAGACTAAACGTGAGTACGTGACTCCAAATGATGTAATTGAAACGAGAACCTTCATAAGTTGGACTCGACAACCCAACCAAAAATGACCCGAACTACAACGACCTTGTCCAGGTCTGGTCTAAATAGTTCAATTGACATGTCTGCATGAGACTAATGTAACAATGACTAGATTTTAATGGCTTTTTATTCCATCTGATTATTTTATTATCTTCAAATTTAACTAATATGAACGGAAAAAAACGTCCACAACGTAATGATTAAAGCAAAAATTAATAAAGTTTTGTTTTAAACTATTTAGGATACCTTCTCTACTGGAATATACACAGGTAAAATACAATTTAAAAAATCTTATTAAAAAATCTTATTATCCCTATGTACACAAATATATGAAAAAATATCTACTCTTATGGAATATACACAAATAAAATACCTTCCCCATTAGCTAACTAAAAACCTAGCCTCCATTATTATTCGGGGGCTTCCATCGATCatccatcgatggtaagccccacaaaagctttcttaaacaactaatattatgcagatctatcttattttcaataatagtcTTCCTTTTGGTGAGAACTGTTGTTCCGTCCcttctttcggggtttttccattttttcgtgggattgttatcaatataataagttttaatcgacagggagattatcagatttgtttcgtggataaatacatcaagacggctacactgtttccctccatcaagaaggatgcaaagacatcgattattcatagattcaagaaatttatgattttggagCGGCAGCGCCATTAATTACCAGTATTTAGATAgttattttgaatgtattttttacgttagcaatcttgattttcctttgtctatttgttattttcattgtaacctacgcttagttgattattaatgagatgacaatttcaaaaaaaaaaaaaaaataccttcCCCATTCTACCATAACTCAAATATTACATCATCAACGTCCACCACGTTTGTCCCAATTGATTTTTAAATCATAGAGTCCTAATCCTAGAGAACTAGCAAGATTATAAATAAACTATATAAAGAACTAATTTCAATGTTAAACTCACCTCTAGAAAAGAATATCCTGCAATCTCTTTAAGCAAACATGGCACCAAGGTATGTTCTCCGAGTGTAGTCTTCGCTCCTGCATCAAAGCCGTAATAAGTTACTTTATATTAACTTGAATTTTTCTTTGCAACAGATTTGTCACCCACGTCAATGACCTAACTCCCACACCGCCTGACAACGAAGACTACGACATTAACGACTGGAAAACTAAGACAGCCATCGATACACAAGGAGACGATATAGGGATAGCGATCGGCCGGAGGATATATCTGTCTCCAACATTCACGGGGAGCCCCAGATACATGCAACAGATGCAACAGAACTGACGTGTTATCAAATCTACCTAAAATTCAATACTTTCAGTAATATCACTATTAATATACAGAAAGAGGTTAGATAGTTTTTGGCCGTTATGCATCAATGTAGAATTTAATAAGACTATGTTTTCCTTTGTCCATGACCATATGAACGATCGATTGATTCAGTAACACCATTGAAACTTCATTTAGAGACTAAGACTTCGACAACTGTTTCAAGAACACAGCAATAGTACTACCCTCTTCAATCTAACAAATGCCAACTTCAACAAAAACCACCCCACATCATTTGCATATAAAAATCATTAAGTCTATCTTAAAACAGTGGGAATGTTGCCATGAAATGGTATTCATCCTGCCATATGCTGattaaaaaaaaaaccccaaTTGAATGCTAAACAAGATGAGAAAGCCCGGACCTTTGAAGGATAGTACGAAACCACTAGATCAGGAACAATAGTAGATTGCAACAATTTCATCTCATCACCGTTTCATAGTTGTTGATGTCGTTATTAGGCAACGAATCCAGCAGAGAATATATACTGCAACATCATCAGATGAATTGAAGGTTCATGATTTGGGATTATGCATGTCAATCCACGAATTAGATGAATAAATAGACCGCAAGTAACAAGTGGAGATCAATCACTCATGATGGTGAGTCAAAATTTCAGTTTAAGATAAATGCGGAGTTAATAGAAATCGGGTACGAGTGAATATCATATGGGTAAACAGATCTGAGGTTGGGGAAGCGATTGGTGGTGGTTGATCTAGAAGTTGTGATGTTCGATTGGTGGTGGTTCGATTGCGCGGTTCGTTAGGAAGGTGAAGATGGAAAGTTCTGGAGGTGATGGGTGACTAGAAAATAAAACGATTAAGATAATTTATTTTATGTAGGCTGTAATTTTATGGAAAAGAACAAGTGTTTATCCATCAAACACAGttatttaaattaaaattaattataGTTAGGACTAAAATGTAGCTTAGTTATTtgatttaaaatataattaaaggtACGACTAACAATGAGAGTTTTAAACACCGAAAATAAGGGAAAACGGTAAAAAGTACCTTCTTTGAGTAATTGATACACAACTTTAAGAAATCaaataaaaagaaatgaaaaggtccataaaattagaggaaaaacaaatttaaaacccgtgcaacgcacgggcaaaaAATCTAGTTAAAGTTATTTTCATGAGAAATTCACATAAATAATCACCTCTAGCCTTTTACTCATGAAAATTTCCAACATGGCTTTCTTAACATGTGCCTAGTACACGGTAAAAAAACCCAATCAAATAAATGTTCATTTTGTGAAGTAAGAGCTATATCAAATCAGCAAGTCTTGCTGATGGCAGACATATTTGGTCTTCAGCTGAAGACGGGCAAAATGTCACCCATTTAAGatgaaaatgtaaccattttaagGTAAATAATTTTTAAAGCTATAATAGTTTATATTAAAATGGTAACATTTTGTAGTTAAAAAATGACATTTGGCGTCTTCACCAAGACCAAAATACCGCAtcatcaatgagaatttgtgatatcaAATATCAATTAACAGGAATCGCAATTAACACATTAATCACGAGAATAATAATACAGTAATTTACTGTATAAGAAAATTACTAACAACATATAGAAAACCCTAACGCATCACAATTCTAGGGTTTAGGCAAACTGCTACGCGGAGGAGTTCATCTACTTGGATTACTACTCCGCCATTTCTGCTTTATTCAAGAAGAACTATGTTGGACATCAACCTTTTTCGAGCTGATAAAGGCGGCAACCCTGAACTCATTCGCGAGTCTCAACGACGCCGTTTCAAGGATGTCGCCATTGTTGATGAAATCATTGCCCTTGACCTTGAATGGCGCCGAGGTTTGTTCctttttaatttattattttcGCTATCTGATATTGAGGAATTTTGCGCCTTCTTTGTTGGTGAATTGAACGCAAGTTTTGTGATATTGGTCCGAGTAAAATTGAATTATATGATTGATTCATTGATTgattgtagttggaaattataggGAATGTGTTTGATTAACGTGCTGAAGCAACTGATGCTGCCAaaaatgctttttttttttttttttttttttttttttttttttaaatgagtaGGCGGTATTGATTGAATGTTCTTCCAAGTAGTATATGCAATTAGTTATAGGGTAGGAATGTAGGATGGCATCAAATTACATTGGAGTGAAGTAGATGAGATTAAATTTTGAAgaagttgttttttgtttttttatcaaGGAACCAAATTTGGTAACAAACCTAGAACTAGAAACTTCTGAAATGTAGAAGACTCATTAAGAAGGGATGACCGAGCCTTCTACTCACTAGTTTCAGACATATGTGAGAGAGTCTTACGCCCTTACAGTGCTATAAGCTATCTTATTGTGACACTTCACTTTGCGTGACTCCCGTAGTCCCACGTGTTGATGTGATACGCTACATTGCAGGTTaggaaaataatatttttaacaaaATCTGCATACTTGTACGCCACTTGTAGGCTGTAGTCGAGTATAGGTAACACAAGTTATTCGAGATGGGAGTTGGATTCGATGAAGTTAGGTGAGAGCGTACTTGGTAAAAGAAGAGGTGGTGAGCATGTTGGTGATATTGAAGTTGGAGTTCAGAAAAGGTACATTGGAGATGGTGGTCAAAGGTTGGAATGGGGATTGGAGGTCGAGAATTGGTGGGGTGCTGATTGGAGTGGTGGACTACTGATATGTGTGTAGAGGGAGATGATGAGTGGTAGTGTATGGGTGGTATTTGGAGGTTGTAGTTAGTGACGTTGTCGTAAGAGTAGTATGGTAACTTCCTATTAAAAACTTGCCCAAAATGGAAAGAAATAGAATCAGGAGGAAAAGAGAAATTGCCCAAAGGAATACTAATAGAAAATAGAcaattggagggagtatgttatTACCACAATTTTGTCAAATGTTGGAAGTGTGGGAAGTGTTGTTCTCATAAAATTCGTTTTGATACATTACTAGTTAGTGTTATCTAAGTTCCGATTCTCCGGTTAATTAATTAGGTTTAGGTGTTTATTTAGCTGCTTTTAGGTGAGGAGCATGTTTGGTAAATAGCATATTAAGTAACAATTAATGGATTCACTGACCTATCAACTTCCTAATTAACCCCCCTCCCAGACATTTTCTATCTTTCTTTAAATGCCTCCTTGAATCATCGGTCGACAACCATCACCTAAGGTGGTTGGTAGATGGTACCGCTGTATAAAAGCTGTGCTTGGTCCTCTCGGTGGATGATGGAGGCGAGAAAGGGATGGGGAAGTAAGGGGTGGGGTTGCTAATTTCAGTAATTAAAGGAGGTTACAATTAGTTGTTAAGTCTTTTCTTAAAACATTGTGGCTAACCCATTGTGTAAAAGATTCTGAAGCAAAAGTAGTTGATTTTGATAGAAGATTGACGTGAATCTACTATTTATACTTGTTTTCAATATGCTTCTGATAGCACTATATTGAAATAACACATTCAATAATACATGATTTTGGCTTAATGTCATGGTATATGCTATTTACCACACATTTTAAAATGTGATGGTGAAACCTACTATATAAATCTGCTAATCACAATCTAGTAATGTTATCAATTATCTAAAATATGTTTTTGTTGATTGCGAATCAGGGCCATACTAAGCTTATTGACATTGTGCCACATTGAAGCCATTGCTTATAATCTATGTGACTTCGGCACTTCACTTTAGTTGCATCTCATGAGTTCAGAGTACAGATATTCAAAACCTTTCGACAGACATTCCTACACTACATTCTAGTCCAAAAATCCGAATTTTTTTCACAAAATAATGTCCACGACACTCAAAACTATCTCGCGTCTGATACTTGCAGCCAGAGTAACATGACTTAAAAGTTTTGCTCGATTCTTGCATATTTTGGTAATACCATGCTAGTTGCACACTTGTACTGCTGCTATTTTTACGGATAATATTGAGTTTAACTCAGCAATTTGAAAGTATGTACTCCCTCCTAGTCGCTCATTTCTTCCCCTTccattttgcacaagaaataaggaaatgattttaaaccactcaaaacactctaccccacatgcaagtgaatttggaccacacaaaacgtttcaaaaaaggaaaaaagggaagaaaatccgactaccatgaaaaaggaaagagggaagaaatgaTCGACTAAGATGGAGTATTTGATTAATGAAATGCTAATTCCCTGATGACTTGTTTTGTCTTTATATTTTTTCTAAAGCGATTTtagtaacctttttttttttttttttaatattttagtGCAATTTGAGCTAGAAAGCTTGCGCAAGGACTTCAATAGGATGAACAAGGAGGTGGCTCGCTTGAAAATTGTAAGTGTGTAATATTTTCACATTGCGTTCCCAGAATATTACGTTGTATCTTGATGTAATCTTTGATTTTGTAAAGGCTGGCGAGGATGCATCTGCAACGATAAAAAGCACAGAAGATAACAAAAGATCGACTGCCGAAATGGAAGCTGAAGTTCAGGAAAAGAAAGCGGCATTGCATGCCAAATTGGAATTGGTGGGGAATCTTGTTCATGACACTGTCCCTATCAGCATTGATGAGGTACGTTTATGAATATAAATAATTATAAACCATCCTGGACTAGATATATTGTTTCCATCATCCATTTGACAAAACTTTGTTCAATCTGTTTGCACGATGATGTAGGCCAATAACCAGGTGATAAGGACATGGGGTGAGCAACGCATAGAGGCCAATTTGAAAAGTCACGTCGACCTTGTTGAGCTTCTTGGGATTGTGGATACCAAGAGAGGTAGAAATTTTGTGTTATTTCTGTCCTTTGATAATATCGTGTATGATTTATTATGCCCGACTTCTTTGATGCTCAATAATtcttttgtgctaatatgaagtGTCCTTTTCGACCTTTTAACTTTTAAGACTATAAGCTATCCAAGTACTTGTCTAATTGTTATTGCCTAAAACAGTGCTATTATACTGTTTTGTGCTGAAATTTGTTGTCTGTTGCAACAATTATCAAGGAACAGATTATGGATCCATACTTTTCTTATTTTGGGGATGTTAGAATATGCTTATCTGTGAAAAACTTGGATATGGAACCATTAACAAAGCTGCAGTCAGTTATCACTTATCAGTATGATTTTAAAATGTTCTTTGTGTACAACAAATTTGATCTTCTATGTCACCTTCTCAGCATTCTAAAATAGGATGTTAGTTTATAAGTTGATTTCTGTTACATGTctttgtggtggttgtgatgtGTACAGGCTCAAATGTGGCTGGTGGTAGAGGTTTCTACTTGAAAGGTGATGGTGTGCTCCTCAATCAAGCTTTGATAAATTATGGTCTTGCTTTCATGTCAAACAAGGAATATACACCATTAATGACCCCATTCTTTATGAGAAAAGATATTATGGCAAGATGTGCACAATTAGCCCAATTTGATGAAGAACTGTACAAGGTAACAACATATACCTCTTTTTTTTTGTACGACTCTCGAATGTTCGAGTTCAACCAATTTATATGCTTCTGTTCATGTAGGTATATGGTTTTTTAGTATTGCTCGACTCTTCAGTAAAATGGTATACGAAACTGGGTTTTGCTTCCAACGAGGCAAGCAATGTTCTTCCACAAATTTTAGTCGATGGTTTTTACATTAACCCTTGGAATTGTTTTGTTAGGTCACTGGGGAGGGAGATGATAAGTACCTAATTGCCACTGCTGAGCAGCCACTATGTGCCTACCACTTGGATGATTGGATGCACCCCAATGACCTCCCCAtaaggtgtttttttttttttttttttttttaaaatttgaatAATTGGGAAGTCTATTTTGTATGCTTACTTTTATAATGGCTAGGTATGTTGGATATTCGTCGTGCTTCCGGAAAGAAGCTGGGTCCCATGGTCGAGACACACTTGGGATTTTCAGAGTTCATCAATTTGAGAAAGTCGAACAATTTTGCATTACTGCCCCTGATGACAATAAGTCATGGAAGATGCTTGAAGAGATGATAACAAACTCTGAAGAATTTTATCAGTCAGTATGTCATTTTTCTCCTTTGGTCACCTTTCTCTGCATTCAATTCGGGATAGTGTGTTATTTAGTTTTAGATAACTGCTTACGGTTTTTATAGAAGCTTTCTGATTTTTAAAGGAGTTCTAGTTGGAAACCACCCCTGCTATCCTGAGATTTTGTATTTGTATGTCTATTGTTGCAGTTGAAACTCCCCTACCAGATTGTTGCCATTGTGTCTGGTGCTTTGAATGACGCAGCAGCGAAAAAGTATGATTTGGAAGCATGGTTTCCTGCGTCTAAAACATATAGAGAGTTGGTGTCCTGTTCGAACTGCACAGATTATCAGTCAAGAAAACTGGAAATCCGATTTGGTCAGAAAAAGGTACCTCTATGCATGATATCTTTCTTAGAGATATATCTGTATTTGGTCAGAAAAAGGTACCTCTATGCGAAATGTATATTTAGCGGAAATTTCTGAGATATTACCGAGTACTaataaatattaaggaaaattcAACACGTTACCCCTGTGTGTTTTGTTTTCAAATTCTTCATGGTGCTGGTGCCCGCCATTTTTTAAAAATCTTACATGGTAGCCCTGAATTCTACTACTTATTTCAAATGTCACCCCAGTTAATCagttatgaagccgtcaatttATCTGTTAGTTGCTCTATTTCGTTGAAAATGACTCATATATCATTGTTTAATCAATGTTTAATGGCCCTCCTCCTTCTTCCTCAAACACCATTAGTCCATTACCATTACACCACAAACACCATTGCCAACCTTCAAAGTTTCACCCATGTTTTCCTAATGTCTTTCTTAAAGATTTTCCTGTTCCACTTCTATTAAAAATGGATTTTCCTAACGTTTACGAGTCAAAGAAAAACCAGAAAAAACTCTTTACGTCTCAAGTGCGAGCCAACGGGGAGACAATATGAAAGAGTGGGAGGGAGGACAGAGAATGATGTGAGAGTGGAGGAGGCTAGTGGTAGAGTTGTCTATGGTGGTTCTGGGGTGGGGTGGGGTGAGTGACAAAAGGAAGTTGGGGTTGTTGATTTGTGAGagaaagttgataaatataatgaTAACATGACACTTTACGGAAATATAGGTAGGTAACGGAAAATCTATTGTAATATAGTATCGAAGTCTAAGGCTAGAATTAGTAGTAGAATGttggggtaccatgtagaattttAATAAACGAGAGGTACCACATATAACTTGAAAAAACACGGCGTACCACGTAGAACTTCCCTAAATATAAtttttacaaataataataaaatattaggGGTAATTCTTAAATATATAATGGTATTACAAAGATGTGTCAAATGTATTTTTTAACCATATTTTGATCCTTGCACAACCAAACTCATTGACTTGGCCCGATCAAACCCTGCCCCACCTGACCCGTTTGACAAAGTCTACCTTTATGCTGAATGAGGTGTTTGCAAGCAATCATCTTAAAATGCATTCTGGATTCTAGATGATGGTGCGGAGATTGGAAAAAAAGGGCTTTTTTgctacattttatttatttatttgctaTATCTTGTTGCAGAGCAATGACCAAAACAAGCAATACGTGCATCTGCTGAACTCCACCCTTACCGCAACAGAAAGGACTCTGTGTTGTATTCTGGAGACATATCAGAAGGAAGACGGTGTCGTGATACCCGAAGTTTTAAGACCTTTCATGGGAGGAAAGACCTTCATACCTTTCAAAAACAAACCAGCCCCAGCTTCGGACGCAAAGAAGAAAAAGCCTAAAGCGTAGTGTCTCTGGCGTTTGATTCAAGAACTAAAATGTGCAAGTTTGATCCATTGACAACATCAAGAACATAGCAATTGACTTGTCTGATTTATACTACACCCAGAAATAGTTTTGTGCTTCTTGCATTTTTGAACACTTTCTTCAGGTATACTGATTACCGTGTCATCATTCTGGATTTGGAATTCTTTATCATCGACTCAGATTTTAATTTTCTCAAAATTTCAGTGAATTTGTTGGTA
This genomic window from Silene latifolia isolate original U9 population unplaced genomic scaffold, ASM4854445v1 scaffold_124, whole genome shotgun sequence contains:
- the LOC141637635 gene encoding uncharacterized protein LOC141637635 codes for the protein MKLRQLMHLLKKEDYFGPTVADIYTIEFQNRGLPHAHILLWLRRGSEEVSTDFIDTIIHAEIPDKNKEPRFYEIVSRSMVHGPCGKDGPNCPCMMNDVCTKKYPKGHNESTTLDRNGYPVYVRRKDSRNIKKGIHEMDNRSIVPYNPGLLLMFDAHINVEWCNTAKAIKYLFKYISKGPDKATLVIQEDTQDQIKAYMDCRYLSASEAAWRIFEFGIQERYPSVMRLPVHLEGEQSVVIKDSDMLEEIFEEKNSTNTMMTAWMATNANQPDARTLSYAEFPTKYVRKEGGWHKRKQGKCIGRMVYVHPTAGEKYYLRVLLNIIKGAQSYQEIRTLGDVVYPTFKEACYEHGLLNNDKEWHEAMSEANKWAMPSQLRELFVTMILFCEVTDITKLWEESYGMLSEDIGRKKRRLFGDPNLELSDAAKRPYTLLEIDKILMRYGTRLSDIESMPQPVESDVHGMENRLIRDERKYDRKQLRDEWEGKVKLLNREQKVINAVSSKLHELFFVYGHGGTGKTFLYGAISAKLRSEGKIVLNVASYRGVTTTGGGRTVDSRFDIPIELFDDSTCNVKQNSQLAELLRETSLIIWDEAPMDHRNAFEALDRTMRDIVSYTDPDASSKMFGGKVVLLGGDFRQVLPIVSKGKRQDIVQASISRSHIWRSCTVFLLRKSMRVTDSDGQRQRFNKWLLAMGDGRLEAKAEEHEDEGTWIKIPEEYTSVCGKLDIKQVVDEIYPSFVEGSKDDEYLRERAILTPLNETTDTVNDYMTGQIPCNYKIYKSCDEVCAASIDSDDQFSAYPIEYLNTLNLQGLPRHELKLKVGMPVMLLRNINPSQGLCNGTRLIVTRTGEYIVEARIITGSNVGKHVLIPRIVLTSTDPKVPFILKRRQYPLKPCYAMTINKSQGQSLTHVGVYLPKPVFSHGQLYVAASRTTTPQGLRFFIDDSDQNFKGYTRNIVYKEVFSNLPVID
- the LOC141637646 gene encoding serine--tRNA ligase-like isoform X1, whose protein sequence is MLDINLFRADKGGNPELIRESQRRRFKDVAIVDEIIALDLEWRRVQFELESLRKDFNRMNKEVARLKIAGEDASATIKSTEDNKRSTAEMEAEVQEKKAALHAKLELVGNLVHDTVPISIDEANNQVIRTWGEQRIEANLKSHVDLVELLGIVDTKRGSNVAGGRGFYLKGDGVLLNQALINYGLAFMSNKEYTPLMTPFFMRKDIMARCAQLAQFDEELYKVTGEGDDKYLIATAEQPLCAYHLDDWMHPNDLPIRYVGYSSCFRKEAGSHGRDTLGIFRVHQFEKVEQFCITAPDDNKSWKMLEEMITNSEEFYQSLKLPYQIVAIVSGALNDAAAKKYDLEAWFPASKTYRELVSCSNCTDYQSRKLEIRFGQKKSNDQNKQYVHLLNSTLTATERTLCCILETYQKEDGVVIPEVLRPFMGGKTFIPFKNKPAPASDAKKKKPKA
- the LOC141637646 gene encoding serine--tRNA ligase-like isoform X2, translated to MLDINLFRADKGGNPELIRESQRRRFKDVAIVDEIIALDLEWRRVQFELESLRKDFNRMNKEVARLKIAGEDASATIKSTEDNKRSTAEMEAEVQEKKAALHAKLELVGNLVHDTVPISIDEANNQVIRTWGEQRIEANLKSHVDLVELLGIVDTKRGSNVAGGRGFYLKGDGVLLNQALINYGLAFMSNKEYTPLMTPFFMRKDIMARCAQLAQFDEELYKVTGEGDDKYLIATAEQPLCAYHLDDWMHPNDLPIRYVGYSSCFRKEAGSHGRDTLGIFRVHQFEKVEQFCITAPDDNKSWKMLEEMITNSEEFYQSLKLPYQIVAIVSGALNDAAAKKYDLEAWFPASKTYRELVSCSNCTDYQSRKLEIRFGQKKVPLCMISFLEIYLYLVRKRAMTKTSNTCIC